From a region of the Mycobacteroides saopaulense genome:
- a CDS encoding LysR family transcriptional regulator, translating into MANLAYHYLVNHGRPDIHDLRCFVAVAERLSFTQAAKALCVSLPPLSRRIRDMENALKVRLFIRDTRRVELTGDGVRLVPIARHILSLFDELPRIAAERPMGNFARSVLYGVPPLLHPDVRKRLIDLEVRAAGTALTSMHLLSSEIITGVRRGELAFGLIRPPLGAPGLLGEAIHEEEMGAVLCKARFGIDRPISVGELSRMSYVRPEGDLAAEFGRQTELQLDVAGVLEPVRASFDTASHSTNDEGAFTIVPLSAFNSIDAYRPFNKVCRSIVGMDATLVTILV; encoded by the coding sequence ATGGCTAACCTCGCATATCATTATCTGGTGAACCATGGTCGCCCAGATATCCACGACCTACGGTGCTTTGTAGCGGTCGCCGAGAGATTAAGCTTCACCCAGGCTGCGAAGGCACTCTGTGTTTCCTTGCCTCCATTGAGCAGAAGAATTCGCGACATGGAAAACGCTTTGAAGGTGCGCTTGTTTATTCGCGATACTCGTCGCGTCGAGCTCACCGGAGATGGCGTGCGGCTGGTTCCCATCGCGCGGCACATTCTTTCGCTCTTCGATGAATTGCCCAGGATTGCCGCCGAACGCCCGATGGGGAATTTCGCGCGTTCGGTTCTCTATGGCGTTCCTCCGCTACTTCACCCCGACGTTCGCAAGAGGTTAATTGACCTAGAGGTTCGTGCCGCCGGCACCGCACTCACCTCAATGCACCTGTTGAGCAGCGAGATCATCACCGGAGTTCGGCGTGGAGAGCTGGCCTTCGGGTTGATCAGGCCACCCCTGGGCGCGCCCGGCCTCCTCGGTGAGGCGATCCATGAAGAAGAAATGGGCGCGGTGCTTTGCAAGGCAAGATTTGGAATCGATCGGCCGATTTCCGTAGGGGAGCTTTCTCGGATGTCCTACGTAAGGCCGGAGGGTGACTTGGCTGCGGAGTTCGGTCGCCAGACTGAGCTGCAACTGGATGTCGCGGGAGTACTGGAGCCCGTACGGGCCAGCTTTGACACCGCCTCGCACTCCACCAACGATGAGGGCGCTTTCACAATTGTGCCATTGTCTGCTTTCAACAGTATCGATGCCTACAGACCGTTCAATAAGGTGTGCCGGTCGATTGTCGGCATGGATGCCACGCTTGTCACTATTCTAGTGTAG
- a CDS encoding TetR/AcrR family transcriptional regulator: MESSTVIPRSQDNLGITVTKSDTKKHGRRHTVDDLLDAALPTVAELGFRAVTMSQIAKGSGTTKQTLYAHFGTKDALLAQLFDREYRRVWAAVEAAVEGTPYTPDDATAFIRKRIVPIYEYVAEHPHILRLLLDPNRPNSDQGGQSIVKETIRIGLLEMASKTPALDEKAGIVAMTSVSMVAAAVSANMKAVLDTGADSAMAAELTSVFVGAGVGAAHALISSWGK; the protein is encoded by the coding sequence GTGGAGTCCAGCACAGTCATACCGCGCAGTCAAGATAATTTGGGTATTACTGTTACCAAATCGGACACAAAGAAGCACGGTCGGCGACATACCGTCGACGACCTGCTGGATGCTGCGCTGCCCACGGTCGCCGAGCTGGGGTTCCGGGCGGTGACGATGAGCCAGATTGCCAAAGGTTCGGGTACTACCAAGCAGACGCTGTACGCCCATTTTGGCACCAAGGACGCATTGTTGGCTCAGCTGTTCGACCGTGAGTACCGACGAGTCTGGGCGGCGGTGGAGGCTGCGGTGGAGGGCACGCCGTACACCCCAGATGATGCCACCGCATTCATTCGCAAGCGGATCGTTCCCATTTACGAATATGTTGCCGAGCATCCGCACATCCTGCGATTGCTCTTGGATCCCAACAGGCCCAACAGTGATCAGGGCGGGCAGTCGATCGTCAAAGAGACGATCCGTATCGGGCTTCTCGAGATGGCATCGAAGACACCTGCGCTGGATGAGAAGGCGGGGATTGTCGCGATGACGAGTGTCTCGATGGTGGCCGCCGCGGTATCGGCCAACATGAAGGCGGTGCTGGATACCGGGGCAGACTCGGCCATGGCGGCCGAGCTGACCTCGGTATTCGTCGGAGCGGGCGTCGGCGCGGCGCACGCGCTCATCAGCAGTTGGGGAAAGTAG
- a CDS encoding TetR/AcrR family transcriptional regulator yields the protein MSSIRLQPRKQPRQDRAEATRRRILDAAAHVFADFGYAAGTTNRIAERADVSIGSLYQYFPNKDSILVELMTSHTEEGFALIQQRLSMGLPDSIEDTLRIFVKAAIDNHRDNPRLHRVLFEEAPRPPDFLAMLHRSEDAVVAAAEALLIAHPEVRVIETSTAARMVVATIESLVHRLVAGPRPIDLQPFEDELVSMLTRYLTG from the coding sequence ATGTCCAGCATCCGGCTACAACCGCGTAAGCAGCCACGACAGGACCGCGCGGAGGCCACCCGCCGACGCATCCTGGATGCGGCTGCTCACGTTTTCGCGGACTTCGGCTACGCCGCCGGGACCACCAACCGGATCGCCGAACGCGCCGATGTCTCGATCGGGTCGCTATACCAGTACTTCCCCAACAAGGACTCCATCCTCGTCGAGCTCATGACCTCGCACACCGAAGAAGGGTTCGCACTCATCCAGCAGCGCCTCAGCATGGGACTGCCCGATTCGATCGAAGACACCCTGCGGATCTTCGTCAAAGCGGCGATCGACAACCATCGCGACAACCCAAGACTGCACCGGGTGCTGTTCGAAGAGGCACCCCGCCCACCCGATTTCCTGGCGATGCTGCACCGCTCCGAGGATGCCGTCGTCGCCGCCGCCGAAGCGCTGCTGATCGCGCACCCCGAGGTCCGGGTGATCGAAACATCCACGGCGGCAAGGATGGTGGTTGCCACCATCGAGTCCTTGGTGCACCGCCTGGTGGCCGGCCCCCGACCCATCGACCTACAGCCATTCGAGGACGAGTTGGTGAGCATGCTCACGCGTTACCTCACCGGCTGA
- a CDS encoding metal-dependent hydrolase produces the protein MGQEIKTRRIKFRYPVGSLRRHYVQDDLAMSHMVSVLSAAFPEGEAFMIRSVRAVADQIADPELKNQVAGFIGQESTHSREHRELNERLQEMGYPTALIDRATRRVLEARTRYSSAKYCLAMTAALEHYTAILAETLLSDQRALDMLDEGEVRALLLWHALEESEHRAVAFDVYQAVGGTYRMRVFVMWFTTFGFSTLAVLASFISLFRDRDFYNPRLFFRSVARLFGSPFFSRAVFGRLASYSRKDFHPDEVDNTELIAKWNAVLFGEQGQIADHVH, from the coding sequence GTGGGGCAGGAAATCAAGACACGACGGATCAAGTTCCGCTATCCCGTCGGTTCACTGCGACGCCACTATGTGCAGGACGACCTCGCGATGAGTCACATGGTGTCGGTGCTCTCGGCGGCCTTCCCCGAGGGTGAAGCGTTCATGATCCGCTCGGTACGCGCCGTCGCCGACCAGATCGCCGATCCCGAACTCAAGAACCAGGTGGCCGGTTTCATCGGCCAGGAGTCCACGCACAGCCGCGAACACCGCGAGCTCAACGAACGCCTGCAGGAGATGGGGTATCCGACCGCGCTCATCGATCGAGCCACCCGTCGAGTATTGGAGGCGCGCACGCGCTATTCCTCGGCGAAGTACTGCCTTGCGATGACCGCGGCGCTGGAGCACTACACCGCGATCCTGGCCGAGACGCTGCTCTCCGATCAGCGGGCCCTGGACATGCTCGACGAGGGCGAGGTGCGTGCCCTGTTGTTGTGGCACGCCTTGGAGGAGTCCGAGCATCGTGCGGTGGCGTTCGATGTCTACCAGGCTGTCGGGGGAACCTATCGCATGCGGGTATTCGTCATGTGGTTCACCACATTTGGGTTCTCCACATTGGCCGTCTTGGCGTCCTTTATATCGCTGTTTCGGGACCGGGACTTCTACAACCCCAGGCTCTTCTTTCGCAGTGTCGCCCGGCTCTTCGGTTCCCCGTTCTTCTCGCGGGCGGTCTTTGGCCGGCTAGCTTCCTACAGCCGCAAGGATTTTCATCCCGACGAGGTCGACAACACCGAGCTCATCGCGAAGTGGAATGCGGTTCTGTTCGGCGAGCAGGGGCAGATCGCGGATCATGTGCACTGA
- a CDS encoding CoA transferase → MTSVPILRDLTSAPDILADFTKLLGHLQLDIADTGGEVLFTGQDPILPSNHRLGAIMAMGMMAPAVATQILYRLRGGPEQDLAVDLRRAVAHINPTYNFTPTVGGYAMLPAAATANPFGFSIYPTKDGRWYLPTAVYPKALLQWLGLLKSGFDAKSVGQAIGRWNAQDLEDAAGAQGMIGAMCRTPEEWYAHPQGQYLAQTPMIEIVKIGDSDPELPALTNPSRPLSGIKAAAMTHVIAGPVVGRVLAEQGAQVLDLSNPSVEYEALVEDCHLGARSTWSDLNQQKYRDQAMQLIKGADVFIENYRGRKIANFGFTPESVAEARPGIIYTSVRGFGWEGPWIDRGGFDMDANCVTGYTTLEGSPEKPLLPPTVILNDYLAGYLTSAGVLAALILRAKHGGSYHVRTSLSRFSMWYSELGVFNPEYVAESLKKPEHQPILPEGLELSSAFGRHVRLEPGITYSKTPGHWEGLGGYPVVGPQGSSDPVWV, encoded by the coding sequence ATGACCTCTGTACCCATCCTTCGCGATCTGACCTCGGCACCGGATATCTTGGCGGATTTCACCAAGCTGCTCGGACACCTGCAGCTGGACATCGCCGACACTGGCGGAGAAGTACTCTTCACCGGTCAAGATCCGATCCTGCCTAGCAACCATAGGTTGGGCGCGATCATGGCCATGGGGATGATGGCGCCGGCAGTGGCGACCCAGATCCTCTATCGCCTGCGCGGCGGCCCGGAGCAGGATCTCGCGGTCGACTTGCGTCGCGCGGTGGCACATATCAACCCCACCTACAACTTCACGCCGACGGTCGGCGGGTATGCGATGCTCCCGGCTGCCGCGACGGCGAATCCGTTCGGCTTCAGCATCTATCCGACCAAGGACGGTCGGTGGTATCTGCCAACCGCGGTCTACCCTAAGGCGCTCCTGCAGTGGCTGGGCCTCCTGAAATCCGGATTCGACGCGAAGTCGGTGGGCCAGGCGATCGGTCGATGGAACGCTCAGGATCTCGAGGATGCAGCCGGTGCCCAAGGCATGATCGGCGCGATGTGTCGCACTCCCGAGGAGTGGTACGCACATCCACAAGGGCAGTACCTCGCCCAGACTCCCATGATCGAAATCGTCAAAATCGGTGACTCCGATCCCGAGTTGCCCGCGCTGACCAACCCCAGCCGCCCGTTGTCGGGCATCAAGGCCGCCGCTATGACGCACGTCATCGCTGGTCCGGTAGTCGGGCGCGTGCTTGCCGAGCAGGGTGCCCAAGTTCTCGACTTATCCAACCCCTCAGTGGAATACGAGGCTTTGGTCGAGGATTGCCATCTGGGCGCACGGTCTACCTGGTCGGACCTAAACCAACAGAAGTACCGGGATCAGGCCATGCAGTTGATCAAGGGCGCCGACGTCTTCATCGAGAACTACCGCGGCCGCAAGATCGCGAACTTCGGGTTCACGCCGGAGTCGGTCGCAGAAGCCAGGCCCGGCATCATCTACACCTCTGTCCGAGGCTTCGGCTGGGAGGGCCCGTGGATCGATCGCGGTGGTTTCGACATGGACGCCAACTGCGTCACTGGTTACACGACACTGGAAGGCTCACCCGAGAAGCCGCTGCTGCCGCCGACCGTGATCCTCAACGACTACCTGGCCGGATACCTAACCAGTGCGGGAGTTCTTGCGGCACTGATACTTCGGGCCAAGCACGGTGGTAGCTACCACGTACGAACATCGCTGTCACGGTTTTCCATGTGGTACTCCGAGCTGGGCGTGTTCAACCCAGAATATGTTGCCGAGTCACTCAAAAAGCCTGAGCACCAGCCGATTCTGCCCGAAGGACTGGAGTTGAGCTCGGCGTTCGGGCGCCACGTACGTCTCGAACCGGGCATCACATACTCGAAAACGCCCGGCCACTGGGAAGGTCTCGGCGGCTACCCCGTGGTCGGCCCGCAGGGCTCTTCCGATCCAGTCTGGGTCTAA
- a CDS encoding SDR family oxidoreductase gives MPRTPQGNVIVPDLTGKLAVVTGANSGLGLGLTKALAQAGAEVILAVRNPEKGQRAIAEIKDENPSATVSMRHLDLSSLASIAALGDQLNDEARPVDILINNAGIMTPPSRDVTDDGFELQFGSNHLGHFALTGHLLPLLRSAGTSRVVTMSSGTNQFGRLDFDDLQSEHRYNTNRAYGTSKLANLMFARELDRRSSEGRWGILSNAAHPGATRTNLQITGPTHNGESTFAYHAMRLSMGFNWMWQNVDQGILPALFAATSTGAQGGTYYGPSGFLELTGDTAALARVPKRAKNEADARRLWDASEELTGVRFPE, from the coding sequence ATGCCACGCACACCGCAAGGGAATGTCATCGTTCCCGACCTCACCGGAAAACTCGCCGTCGTCACTGGAGCCAACAGCGGCCTGGGGTTGGGCCTCACCAAGGCACTTGCCCAAGCAGGAGCCGAGGTCATCCTGGCCGTCCGCAACCCAGAAAAAGGACAGCGCGCCATCGCCGAGATCAAGGACGAAAATCCTTCGGCAACAGTGAGTATGCGCCACCTCGACCTATCCTCGCTGGCGAGCATCGCCGCGCTGGGCGATCAGCTCAATGACGAAGCGCGACCCGTCGACATCTTGATCAACAACGCCGGCATCATGACGCCCCCAAGCCGCGACGTCACCGACGACGGATTCGAATTGCAGTTCGGCAGCAATCATCTCGGACATTTCGCACTCACCGGACACCTCTTGCCGCTCTTACGCTCTGCGGGCACTTCACGAGTGGTAACCATGAGCAGTGGCACCAATCAATTTGGACGCCTCGACTTCGATGACCTGCAGAGCGAACATCGATACAACACCAATCGCGCCTACGGCACATCCAAACTCGCCAATCTGATGTTCGCCCGCGAACTGGACAGACGCAGCAGTGAGGGCCGCTGGGGAATCCTCAGTAACGCAGCACATCCCGGTGCCACCCGGACCAATCTGCAGATAACCGGTCCGACGCACAACGGGGAATCGACATTTGCCTATCACGCAATGCGACTCAGCATGGGGTTCAACTGGATGTGGCAGAACGTCGACCAAGGCATCCTGCCAGCCCTGTTCGCGGCAACCAGCACCGGCGCACAGGGCGGAACCTACTACGGCCCAAGCGGTTTTCTCGAACTGACCGGAGATACAGCGGCACTGGCCCGCGTCCCCAAGCGCGCCAAGAACGAGGCCGACGCTCGGCGCCTATGGGACGCATCTGAAGAGCTGACCGGCGTTCGGTTTCCCGAGTAG
- the car gene encoding carboxylic acid reductase: protein MTAGAAARAAELFESDPQFRQALPDPEVMDSLLVPGLRLSQVLHALLTGYADRPVMGFRSRETVIDPASGRAVDRLLPAFETITYGRLLENISAILAEWQHGTDAIGAGDFVATIGFSSPDYVTLDLATLMNGSVSIPLQHNASATQLRAMLEETDPRLIAASADCLDLAVEAAMGLSNLRRVVVFDYRPDTDDHREKLAAARARLDAAGMEVVIEPLAQVIAKGRELPEPVLYTDGDDQRTALIMYTSGSTGAPKGAMFTEWTVTRFWSSGAAPNRDTPIINVNFLPLNHLAGRVGLLTAFIPGGTCYFVPESDLSTLFEDWQLARPTHMGVVPRVVDMLFQHYQTRVDALVAEGADADTADRLAKTELREDVLGGRVIAGMLATAPLSPEMKTFLESSLNFHLLDLYGLTEVGGVFRDGKISRPPVLDYKLVDVPELGYYTTDKPHPRGELLIKSATATPGYYKRPDVTAEVFDADGYYRTGDVMAEIAPDELVYVDRRNNVIKLAQGEFVAVANLETVYVGAPPVRQIFVYGNSERAYLLAVVVPTEEALRAHPDPIELKNTIRESLQRTARANHLHSYELPADYIIETTPFTIESGMLAAVGKPIRPKMIEYYGDRLEQLYVDLAEARVQELRQLRDTAQLRPVIETVTEAAQALLGMAADAVRPQHHFIDLGGDSLSALTFSNLLRDLFDVEVPVGVITGPAADLRKLAAYIEHERESSTATAASVHGPDAPNISAEELTLDKFIDAETLRNASELDIPTGAVNTVLLTGANGYLGRFLCLEWLQRLAPTDGRLICLVRGDDDDDARARLEAAYGETDQALLDEFRNLARRHLRVIAADIAQPRFGVDDATWEQLTHDVDKIVHPAALVNHVLPYNQLFGPNVFGTAEVIRLALTTRLKPVTYLSTMAVAMTVPDFEEDGDIRAVSAVRTVDDGYANGYANSKWAGEVLLREAHDLCGLPTSVFRSDMILTHRRYSGQLNVTDAFTRMLLSLVLTGIAPRSFYQGDGNGSRPRAHYEGLPVDFVAEAITTLGLATAEGFRSYNVMNPHDDGISVDTFVDWLIDDGHAIDIIDGYEEWLSRFETALRGLPDEQRRASVLALLDAYRAPGHPRRGAAIPTDVFRKAVQDHEIGDHNDIPQIDRALIGKYLSDLRAHGLL, encoded by the coding sequence ATGACGGCTGGTGCGGCGGCTCGTGCCGCCGAACTGTTCGAGTCCGACCCCCAGTTCCGGCAGGCCCTACCCGACCCGGAGGTAATGGACTCGCTGCTGGTTCCCGGCCTGCGGCTATCCCAGGTGCTGCATGCCTTGTTGACCGGATACGCAGACCGGCCGGTGATGGGATTCCGGTCCCGTGAGACCGTCATCGATCCTGCCTCCGGCCGTGCGGTCGACCGCTTGCTTCCCGCCTTCGAAACCATCACCTATGGGCGGCTACTCGAGAATATTTCGGCCATTCTCGCCGAGTGGCAGCACGGCACCGATGCCATCGGTGCCGGTGACTTCGTCGCGACCATCGGCTTCTCCAGCCCCGACTACGTCACCCTCGACCTGGCCACCCTGATGAACGGCTCAGTATCGATTCCGTTGCAGCACAACGCATCGGCAACTCAACTGCGGGCGATGCTGGAAGAGACCGACCCGCGGTTGATCGCCGCAAGCGCCGACTGTCTCGACCTCGCGGTGGAGGCGGCGATGGGGCTGTCGAATCTGCGGCGCGTGGTGGTCTTCGACTACCGACCCGACACCGATGATCATCGCGAAAAACTGGCCGCCGCAAGAGCCCGCTTGGACGCGGCCGGCATGGAAGTGGTCATCGAGCCACTTGCTCAGGTGATCGCGAAGGGGCGAGAGCTGCCCGAGCCGGTGCTGTACACCGACGGAGACGATCAACGCACCGCCCTGATCATGTACACCTCCGGTAGCACGGGCGCTCCCAAAGGCGCCATGTTCACGGAGTGGACGGTGACCCGCTTCTGGTCCTCTGGCGCGGCACCCAACCGGGACACCCCGATCATCAACGTCAACTTCCTGCCGCTCAACCACCTCGCCGGCCGCGTGGGACTACTGACCGCCTTCATCCCCGGCGGCACCTGCTATTTCGTTCCGGAAAGCGATCTGTCCACGCTCTTCGAGGACTGGCAATTGGCCCGCCCCACCCACATGGGCGTGGTCCCCAGGGTGGTCGACATGCTTTTCCAGCACTACCAGACCCGGGTGGACGCGCTCGTGGCCGAGGGAGCTGACGCCGACACAGCCGACCGTTTGGCCAAAACCGAACTGCGCGAAGACGTCCTGGGCGGGCGGGTCATCGCCGGCATGCTCGCCACGGCGCCACTGTCGCCCGAGATGAAGACCTTTCTGGAATCCTCACTGAACTTTCACCTGCTCGACCTCTACGGCTTGACCGAGGTGGGCGGCGTCTTCCGGGACGGCAAGATCTCCCGCCCACCGGTGCTCGACTACAAGCTCGTCGACGTCCCCGAGCTGGGCTACTACACCACCGACAAACCCCATCCGCGTGGCGAATTGCTGATCAAGAGCGCCACCGCGACGCCCGGGTATTACAAGCGCCCCGACGTCACCGCCGAGGTGTTCGACGCCGACGGCTACTACCGAACCGGGGACGTCATGGCGGAGATCGCACCCGACGAACTCGTGTACGTGGACAGGCGCAACAACGTCATCAAGCTCGCCCAGGGCGAGTTCGTCGCGGTCGCGAACCTGGAGACGGTGTACGTCGGCGCTCCACCGGTGCGCCAGATCTTCGTCTACGGCAACAGTGAACGCGCCTATCTTCTCGCCGTCGTGGTACCCACCGAGGAGGCGTTGCGCGCTCATCCCGACCCGATCGAATTGAAGAACACGATCCGGGAGTCGCTGCAGCGGACCGCACGTGCCAACCACTTGCACTCGTATGAACTTCCGGCCGACTACATTATCGAGACCACGCCGTTCACCATCGAAAGCGGGATGCTTGCCGCCGTCGGTAAGCCGATACGTCCCAAAATGATCGAGTACTACGGCGATCGGCTGGAACAGCTCTACGTTGATCTTGCCGAGGCTCGCGTACAGGAGCTGCGACAGCTTCGCGATACGGCACAGCTGCGCCCGGTGATCGAAACCGTGACCGAGGCCGCCCAGGCACTTCTCGGCATGGCCGCTGACGCGGTCCGCCCGCAACATCACTTCATCGATCTCGGTGGAGACTCACTGTCCGCGTTGACCTTTTCCAATCTGCTTAGGGATCTGTTCGATGTGGAGGTTCCCGTCGGTGTGATCACCGGTCCCGCAGCAGATCTGCGAAAACTCGCCGCCTACATCGAGCACGAACGCGAGAGCAGCACCGCCACCGCGGCCAGTGTGCATGGACCGGACGCGCCCAACATCAGCGCGGAAGAACTCACCCTGGATAAGTTCATCGACGCCGAAACACTCCGCAACGCTTCGGAACTGGACATTCCCACAGGTGCGGTCAACACGGTCCTGCTCACCGGCGCCAACGGCTACCTCGGAAGATTCCTCTGCTTGGAGTGGCTGCAACGGCTGGCGCCGACCGACGGACGGCTGATATGTCTGGTTCGCGGGGACGACGACGATGACGCACGGGCCCGCCTTGAGGCGGCATACGGAGAAACCGATCAGGCGCTACTCGATGAGTTCCGCAACTTGGCGCGCCGGCATCTGCGGGTGATCGCCGCCGACATCGCGCAGCCACGATTCGGCGTTGACGACGCGACGTGGGAGCAGCTGACTCACGATGTCGACAAGATCGTCCATCCGGCCGCACTTGTGAATCACGTGCTGCCCTACAACCAGCTGTTCGGACCCAATGTCTTTGGCACAGCCGAGGTTATCCGCCTGGCGCTGACCACACGGTTGAAGCCGGTGACCTATCTGTCGACGATGGCTGTCGCCATGACCGTGCCCGATTTCGAGGAGGACGGCGATATTCGGGCGGTGAGCGCCGTGCGCACTGTCGACGACGGGTACGCCAACGGATACGCCAACAGCAAGTGGGCCGGCGAGGTGCTGCTGCGGGAGGCACATGACCTGTGCGGTCTGCCTACCAGCGTCTTCCGCTCCGACATGATCCTGACCCACCGGCGCTACAGCGGCCAGCTCAACGTCACCGACGCCTTCACCCGCATGCTGCTGAGCCTGGTCCTCACCGGGATCGCGCCACGAAGCTTTTATCAGGGCGACGGCAACGGCTCCCGGCCGCGCGCCCACTATGAAGGGCTCCCTGTCGATTTCGTCGCCGAGGCCATCACCACGCTGGGCCTGGCCACTGCCGAGGGGTTCCGGTCGTACAACGTGATGAACCCGCACGATGACGGCATCTCGGTAGATACCTTCGTGGACTGGCTCATCGACGATGGCCACGCGATCGACATCATCGATGGCTATGAGGAATGGCTCTCACGATTCGAGACGGCGCTGCGCGGCTTGCCCGACGAGCAGCGGCGTGCCTCTGTGCTTGCGCTCCTCGACGCCTACCGGGCGCCCGGACATCCGCGCCGCGGAGCCGCGATACCCACCGACGTCTTCCGGAAAGCCGTGCAGGATCACGAGATCGGCGATCACAACGACATACCGCAGATCGACCGGGCCCTGATTGGGAAATATCTGTCAGACCTTCGGGCGCACGGCCTGCTCTGA
- a CDS encoding HdeD family acid-resistance protein, giving the protein MTDTGTAVEPEDSPIKRFAKNAWLYVLGLGIVAIATGAIVLAWPGQTLLVLGVFFGIYLLLSGLVEIVLAFAPHLRGWTRFISVITGILSIVLGVICLRDQLESVLLLAVWIGAGWIITGIGRVVAGFATRAPGSGWSVLLGVVLALGGIVLIVYPADSIATLALVSGIWLIAIGIAQVIDAFQLKRRTGQLRDFIESRFEN; this is encoded by the coding sequence ATGACCGATACCGGTACCGCGGTAGAGCCAGAAGATTCGCCGATCAAGCGCTTCGCAAAGAACGCCTGGCTCTACGTCCTAGGGCTTGGAATTGTCGCAATTGCCACCGGCGCCATCGTCCTGGCGTGGCCAGGGCAAACTCTCCTCGTCCTGGGTGTCTTTTTTGGGATCTACCTGCTGCTCAGCGGCCTCGTAGAGATCGTTCTCGCGTTCGCGCCGCACCTGCGTGGCTGGACGCGATTTATCAGCGTCATCACCGGCATCCTGTCGATCGTCCTCGGCGTGATCTGCCTGCGAGATCAACTGGAATCTGTCCTTCTGCTGGCAGTTTGGATCGGAGCTGGCTGGATCATCACCGGTATCGGTCGTGTGGTCGCCGGATTCGCGACGCGGGCTCCGGGCAGTGGCTGGTCCGTGCTCCTCGGCGTGGTGCTCGCTCTCGGCGGCATCGTGCTGATCGTCTATCCCGCCGACTCCATCGCCACGCTCGCCCTGGTCTCCGGGATCTGGCTAATCGCGATCGGCATCGCACAGGTAATCGATGCCTTTCAACTCAAGCGCCGTACCGGCCAGCTCAGGGACTTCATCGAAAGCCGTTTCGAAAACTAG
- a CDS encoding TetR/AcrR family transcriptional regulator: MSNSDCGFKRARRPEQVEERKRAILEVAAQMLAEAPVVDISLRELSTRVGLSKSNVLRYFETREAIFLEILEREQEAMLGEVAEQFEQLKAAGVVDVTRVADVVATSLIARPLLCELMSAMASVLERNISVEFARGFKRRASEKAERLAELVRDVLPELSVHDAAHFAGVVHILVAGMWPYAHPTDAVCTVMGELGLQAPADLFASYLKEGLTVQLLGLHARSEQAVRPKV; this comes from the coding sequence GTGTCTAACAGTGACTGCGGGTTCAAGCGCGCACGCAGGCCGGAGCAGGTCGAGGAGCGTAAGCGCGCGATTCTCGAAGTGGCGGCACAGATGCTCGCCGAGGCGCCGGTGGTCGACATCAGCCTGCGTGAGTTGAGCACGCGAGTCGGGCTGTCCAAGTCGAACGTGTTGCGCTACTTCGAGACGCGTGAGGCGATCTTCCTGGAGATCCTGGAACGCGAACAGGAAGCAATGCTCGGCGAGGTCGCCGAACAATTCGAACAGCTGAAGGCGGCCGGGGTCGTTGATGTAACGCGGGTAGCCGACGTGGTGGCGACCTCGCTCATCGCACGACCGCTGCTGTGCGAATTGATGAGCGCGATGGCCTCAGTCCTCGAGCGCAATATCTCGGTGGAGTTCGCCCGGGGATTCAAGCGTCGCGCGTCGGAGAAGGCCGAACGGCTTGCCGAACTGGTCCGCGACGTGCTGCCGGAGCTGTCGGTACACGACGCGGCGCATTTCGCCGGCGTCGTCCACATCCTGGTGGCCGGCATGTGGCCTTACGCGCACCCCACGGACGCCGTCTGCACCGTGATGGGGGAGCTGGGACTACAGGCCCCAGCGGACCTGTTCGCGAGTTATCTGAAAGAGGGGCTCACTGTTCAGCTGCTGGGTCTGCACGCGCGCTCAGAGCAGGCCGTGCGCCCGAAGGTCTGA